From the Cololabis saira isolate AMF1-May2022 chromosome 13, fColSai1.1, whole genome shotgun sequence genome, the window agaatgttcaacatgctcaaacttaagtaaacttaagtaaatatttgcacttaaaaaaacaacctgtgtagccattttcacaacctatactgtttggttgtttgtcatgtgtactagttagcttactgttactacctccaagtaggcacttgctgtggtttgggtctgggaattgggagtattgtgcctgactgttctaaaattgaggctgttattcctcttaatttgttattttttataggcagcttttttattttatgtaaagagaaaattcacttaatgttatttttaataactgaaatgctgcttgttttgtttgatgttccataatttgcacttttgatgtgtgagccatgcgaagtgaatattgctgtccttcctagttaaagcaataaattgctcaccattcatttaaattaattcttgtattgaaatttgttttctcccaaaaaggtaaaaaatggTAATAATCGTACCGGCTGATATCGGCctttttgatttccccctaatcggtgatcgaaataatcgaaaaaaaggctgatTGGTCGGACACTAATACATAGTACGGTAAATGTCTTTACTACGTATATCTATGGCTGCGATCATAATGGCAGATCCAATATCTGTGTCAtcatcaaactttttttttttcagcacacGGCAATTATTTGGAAATGGCGCCACctcgcagtcttgctattgcttTGTCTTTACAACTCTGTCCCCCCCCGCTTATGTAAGtagttctttcctctagccaaACTAAGgcttggtgctaccttggaactgtttttttttctggcctGGAGccggttctttgtcagtgggaacAGAAAACCCGGTTCCAAAGTCAGCGCTGGCTCataaccagccctggaaccggtttttccaccaaaccggttccagttcTAGTCTTTTCTGGCAGCCTCTTATATACAGTATGGTAAGCCCTTCCCCTTAGGTAAATGAATAAACATGATTTATTCGTTCAATACACTCAACTTTACTGTTTtatcaagaaaagaaaaatcatataAATCTCATTCATCGTTATCATCTCAATACAATAAGCACACAGGTCTATAcaattgaaaaataaatgcaataaacaaaaataaaccagcTGTTTTAAGGACTGGCGTTGAGCCGCTCGTATTGGCCGGTGGAAGCGGCAACACCCAGAGATCAAAGGTAGGTGGCGCTTTAAACTCTAGTGCGGATAACGTGTGCACCCGATAATCTTTTGCTTGAATGTCAGACGTTATTATGTACGTCTAGAGTTTTAATGCTGTGTTTTGTATATGGACTGCTCTTCGTGACTGCGCTTCGTCACACTAAGTTTTTCTAATGAAGTGGACATTAAATGTGCTGACTAATTGTGGTGTTTTATGGACTGAAATCGTGTTTAACCTGGGAATATGACACGCTCCACCCTGGGATCGGCCTCCAGAAACTTGGCAGCAGCCATGGCGTTCTTGAAGTGCCGCTCCATCCGCAGGTGTAGCGTCTTCAGTCCACGGTTGACCAGGTAGCAGTCAAAGGGAGACGGTACACCACCCAGTGCTGAAGAGAGTCACGATCgtattgagagaaaaaaaaaaaaaaaaaaagagagagcacACAAAGATATTACAAATAAATCCTGCCAAAACCCAGATCAGGAAAACCCCAGAAGCGGGAACAATCACTTGCCACTGAAAAGGTTTAAACCGGTTCAGAGCTTTGGTCTCAGTAGCTTGTGCTGGTTGTTTACTAGATAAATGTAGGTCAGCTTCAATTCATCAAACATTGAGACAGCAAGAAGAACATTTAACAAATGTAGAGGGAACAGTTTTACCATACAATTAATTTGTACCACCTATGTTACTTGTGTGTTTACAATGAATTTGCTCACCGTTCTGCAGAAACTTCAGCCGTTCATTCAGATCCTCTCTGTTCACCGAGACCAGGCCCATCACCACATCGCTGTGACCTGCCAAGAAATGAACATCATGAGCAGCCCAAAACAAATACTGTACTTCATGCTGGAGGAGGAAATGTGTCATTATAGTTTTTCAAGGCCATGAgctcaaaatttgaatattttgaattaatttgttttttcttctgaatTTTCCTTCATTTCGAGAATAATGACAACTTAATAATTgaataaagttaattttgtctTGGGTTTACAATTAAACTTTGCTGGTTCTTTTATCTCAGACAAGGTATTTTAGGTTGTTCTTTACCCAACATGTTTCGGCTAAATCTTTCGCTTTAATTACAGTTTCACATGATGGTGTGTGACTCGTCATTTATCAGCTgataaatgacaaaataaaaagaaccaGCGAAGTTTAATGACAACAACTTGTTTGATGACCAAATTTCCTGGGTATTTTTCACCACGCCCACTTGAAAAAGAGCTGTTGTTGAAAGTGTAAAAATCACTCTTGAAAAAATAAAGATCTTTGTAAAagtaatttttttcaaaaaaggcaCAGATCTAACAGGTCACTTTTTTCTAACTTGCTTATTCtaaatcactttttttgttctacttttttcccccactgCTTACACATTAAACAAGACTGTAGTGTATTATGGCCGACTGACCTAATTTTACACGCTCTTAAAAGCAGTATTTAAGCAGTTCAGCTTAAATGTATTTCGTTAAGAGGTTTGAGATGTTTATTGGACAAAGAAAACATTCAATCAATTTGAACTTAAAGACCATTTTagaatttttctttattaacAATTCAAACAATATTTGTGTTTCATTACTACCAATTGCTGATATAGATAAATGCAGATTTTATATTATTGCATGACTAATTCTGAGTGCATTttctgaattattttttttcgtacttttcatgcaattttacttttttttttaggtagtAGTTTCACACTGTAATTTTTGTACCATAGAATATTCTGACCGTTTTTCCACAATATTTACATCAAATTttgactagaaaaaaaaaaagaatctgtacATAACATACCATTCATATATTTGGTGGCTGAATACATGCAGATATCAGCTCCCAAAGCCAAGGGGCGCTGAGGGTGAACAAGACAAACACAGCGGTTAATCATTTAATGAGGCCTTTCCACATGAACTGGTATTTGATTGCAGGAAACCATCAAACTGCTGTTTCAAAATCAAAAGGCCGTGAAATGTGCATCGTTCAGTCTCACCTGGAAATAGGCCGACATGAAAGTGTTGTCCACGACCACCACGATGTCTTTGCTGTGTAGGTGCACCAACTCGGAGCAGGCCTTGATGTCAACCACCTTCATGGTAGGGTTGGTTGGCGTTTCGATCCACACCATCTACACAAGCAAGCAAGCATTTCACTATAGCAGCATGTGTAGGAGAAGGTGAGAGTCTAAGATGAAGCAAACACCTACATTTACCTTTGTCGTTACACAAAATGCTGACTCACGGTAACGACTTATGGTTAGTGCCAACAACAACAAGACACCcagagcaaacagaaaaaagcacAGCACAAGTACAAAATGATATTAACAACGCAACACTTTCATCTTCATCCTTGTTCTATTTTTTGCTTGACCTACTTTTGTGTTTGGCTTCAGGGCAGCCTTGAGCAGCTCTGGTTTAGTGCAGTCAGCAAAAGATATTTCCAGCCCAAAGTCACATGCGATTTTTTGAAAGTATCGATttgttccttaaaaaaaaaaaaaaaaaaagagatcaaAATTGTGTTACCGCCAATCACATTCTGCTTTCACAGTCTAAACAAATGTATATGGATCATGACAGAAAAAGCATGTTGAATGTGGGGAAACATCCAGAAGCTCCTTGAGCGACAGAGAGGCCTCACCTCCGTACACGTCATCCATACAGACGATCCCATCACCGGATTTCAGCAAGTGAGTGATGGTGACTGTGGCTGCCAGTCCTGAAGCAAGGGCGAAGGCTGTGGGGACAAAACACAGGGATTGTTGGAGGATCATTTATTAGTGgattgttaaatgttaaatcTATTCTGTCTCCGCGGAATACTTACAGTACTTTGCTCCATCCAGTGCCGACACAGCCTTCTCGAGGCAGTTTCTAGTAGGGTTTCCACTCCGGCTGTACTCAAAACCCTGGGAGAGAGgggaaaaggggggggggggggattttttGAGCATTTCAGTCAAGAGAAGACATTTATTTGACAGACAACCTGCCCAAATATGTAAACACTAAGTATGAAAACACAGGAATTTTAACTCCAACAACACCATCAGTACCTCTACTGAACTGCAGCAATCACATAAGGTAAGCATTAATGTATGCTCTTTATAAAATGTCCAAGTACACAAGACTGAATAAAACTAGTTTTGTCTATAAAGACATACATCAAGGCAATGTCTTCCTGCTGCCGAGACACATTAATGGGAGATCAGAAAATTTGAGTGCATCACAGAACAGCTTTTGAATTTTTCCAGAGGTTCATTATCGAAACGGGTCAAATGCAATGGGGGCAAATTGCCTTAAGCAGTACATTTAGCACAAGTAGCTGTTCAAAGAGGTTTTTCTGTACTTGATAGTGTGTGGGAAAAGC encodes:
- the LOC133458491 gene encoding cystathionine gamma-lyase-like — protein: MAQTNKKDVRGDVFDGFRTAFKSFATEAIHVGQEPEQWNSMAVVPPISLSTTFKQDSPGKHAGFEYSRSGNPTRNCLEKAVSALDGAKYSFALASGLAATVTITHLLKSGDGIVCMDDVYGGTNRYFQKIACDFGLEISFADCTKPELLKAALKPNTKMVWIETPTNPTMKVVDIKACSELVHLHSKDIVVVVDNTFMSAYFQRPLALGADICMYSATKYMNGHSDVVMGLVSVNREDLNERLKFLQNALGGVPSPFDCYLVNRGLKTLHLRMERHFKNAMAAAKFLEADPRVERVIFPGLPSHPQYEVVRKQCTGCPGMITFYIKGKLEHANTFLSNLKMFCVAESLGGYESLAEHPAIMTHASVPEKERTVLGISDTLIRLSVGLEDESDVIEDLNQALNAAHPQKI